One region of Endozoicomonas sp. Mp262 genomic DNA includes:
- a CDS encoding L-threonylcarbamoyladenylate synthase, with protein sequence MSQFFQIHPENPQLRLIRQAVEIIRSGGVIAYPTDSAYALGCLIGDKKAVDRIRRIRQVTDKHNFTLVCRDLSELAIYAQVNNSQYRLLKAHTPGPYTFILKGSREVPRRLMHPKRKTIGIRVPECPITQALLAELDAPIMSTTLLLPGDEYPLLDPYDIRQTLENQLDLVIDGGFCGMEPTTVISLLDDIPEVIRTGKGATASFF encoded by the coding sequence ATGAGCCAGTTTTTTCAAATTCATCCCGAAAACCCTCAGCTCAGGCTGATTCGCCAAGCTGTTGAAATCATCCGGTCCGGTGGGGTCATCGCCTACCCCACAGATTCCGCCTATGCCCTGGGCTGCCTGATTGGCGATAAAAAGGCCGTCGACCGCATCCGCCGTATCCGCCAGGTGACAGACAAGCACAATTTCACCCTGGTTTGCCGCGATCTCTCGGAGCTGGCCATTTATGCCCAGGTCAACAACAGTCAATACCGACTGTTAAAAGCCCATACGCCCGGCCCTTATACTTTTATCCTCAAAGGTTCCAGGGAAGTTCCAAGGCGGCTGATGCACCCAAAACGAAAAACGATTGGTATCCGCGTCCCGGAATGCCCTATTACCCAGGCATTACTGGCTGAGCTGGATGCACCTATCATGAGTACAACCCTGCTCCTGCCTGGCGACGAATACCCACTGCTTGACCCCTATGACATTCGCCAAACCCTGGAAAATCAGCTGGACCTGGTGATCGATGGCGGGTTCTGCGGCATGGAACCCACAACAGTGATTAGTCTGCTTGATGACATACCAGAAGTCATAAGAACGGGCAAAGGAGCAACGGCCTCCTTTTTCTAG
- the cas1f gene encoding type I-F CRISPR-associated endonuclease Cas1f — protein sequence MDALTDLKAILHSKRANIYYLEKCRVMQKDGRVLYLTEAKKENQYWNIPIANTTCLLLGTGTSITQAAMRMLASAGVLVGFCGGGGTPLLMASEVEWLTPQSEYRPTEYLQGWLSFWFNDHQRLKAAQMFQLARIDYLRHTWSKDRDLQVEGFHADDADIGRALSGFESQISQAKKVRDLLQTEALLTKHLYKIAARKTKYGDFTRTRESEDLANTFLNHGNYLAYDLAATTLWVLGIPHGFAVMHGKTRRGALVFDVADLIKDSLILPWAFICAKENATEQEFRQQCLQAFTDHKALDFMFNQVKSVALNMAEDKLP from the coding sequence ATGGATGCATTAACAGACCTGAAAGCTATTCTCCATTCCAAACGGGCCAATATTTATTACCTGGAAAAATGCCGGGTAATGCAAAAAGATGGCCGGGTGCTCTACCTGACAGAGGCCAAAAAGGAAAACCAGTACTGGAATATTCCTATCGCCAACACCACCTGTCTACTGCTGGGGACAGGTACATCTATTACCCAGGCCGCCATGAGGATGCTGGCTTCAGCCGGAGTACTGGTGGGCTTCTGTGGCGGTGGCGGCACACCTTTATTGATGGCCAGTGAAGTGGAGTGGCTGACACCCCAAAGTGAATACCGTCCCACAGAATATCTGCAAGGCTGGTTATCATTCTGGTTCAATGATCATCAACGATTAAAAGCGGCTCAGATGTTCCAGCTGGCCAGGATTGACTACCTGCGACACACCTGGAGCAAAGACCGAGACTTGCAGGTAGAAGGATTTCACGCCGATGATGCGGATATCGGCCGGGCACTGAGTGGTTTTGAATCACAAATCAGTCAGGCAAAAAAGGTGAGAGACTTATTACAAACTGAAGCCCTGCTAACGAAACACCTCTATAAAATTGCGGCACGCAAGACAAAGTACGGTGACTTTACCCGAACCCGGGAAAGTGAAGACCTTGCCAATACCTTTCTAAACCACGGCAACTATTTAGCCTATGACCTGGCCGCTACAACCCTATGGGTGCTGGGTATTCCCCACGGTTTTGCAGTAATGCATGGCAAAACCCGTCGGGGCGCACTGGTATTTGATGTTGCTGACCTGATCAAGGATAGCCTGATCCTCCCCTGGGCCTTTATTTGCGCCAAAGAAAACGCCACTGAGCAGGAATTTCGCCAGCAATGCTTGCAGGCCTTTACCGACCATAAGGCCCTGGACTTTATGTTTAACCAGGTAAAATCCGTAGCTTTGAATATGGCAGAGGATAAATTGCCATGA
- a CDS encoding YebG family protein: protein MSITPMWRVDRDGSMFTDKKAAEEHDKMLELADNLSSLLESNLTIEEKLAEEIGLLLARNKETLAKAFKGKPDLILTIGEEKEAEETTSPVKPVAA, encoded by the coding sequence ATGTCCATCACCCCCATGTGGCGAGTAGACCGGGACGGAAGCATGTTTACCGATAAAAAAGCGGCTGAAGAACACGATAAGATGCTGGAGCTGGCAGACAACCTGTCCAGCCTGCTGGAATCTAACCTGACCATCGAGGAAAAGCTGGCCGAGGAAATCGGTTTGCTACTTGCCCGAAACAAGGAAACCCTGGCCAAAGCCTTCAAAGGCAAGCCTGACCTTATCCTGACCATCGGGGAAGAAAAGGAAGCTGAAGAAACCACTTCTCCTGTCAAGCCAGTAGCTGCCTAA
- a CDS encoding tryptophan--tRNA ligase, with product MSAVDPQSRVLSGMRPTGRLHLGHYHGVLKNWIELQHEFDCFFCIADWHALTTHYEDTHNLEEHIYDMAIDWLAAGINPGSATLFIQSRVPEQAELHLLLSMITPLSWLERVPTYKDQQEKLREKDLSTYGFLGYPLLQTADILAYRAGQVPVGADQEAHVEITREIARRFNHVYGREPGFETHAEAAIGKMGKKAATLYRKLRRSYLEKGNEEALDTARALLKEQSNITLGDQERLFGYLEGTGKMILPEPQALLTSTPKVPGLDGQKMSKSYNNAIELRDTPDAVATKLKRMPTDPARCRRNDPGDPEKCPVWQLHKIYTDKERQQWVQQGCKSAGIGCLDCKRPLIDAVQAELDPIRIEAVELENNPDVVKSIIADGCEAARDEAQETLREVREAMGLDYR from the coding sequence TTGAGTGCTGTAGATCCCCAGTCGCGTGTACTGTCTGGCATGCGACCCACCGGCCGACTTCACCTCGGTCATTATCATGGCGTTTTAAAAAACTGGATAGAGTTACAACATGAGTTTGACTGCTTTTTCTGTATAGCTGACTGGCATGCACTCACCACACACTATGAAGACACTCACAACCTCGAAGAACATATCTATGACATGGCCATTGACTGGCTGGCAGCGGGTATAAACCCTGGTTCTGCCACGCTGTTCATTCAGTCGAGAGTTCCCGAGCAGGCAGAGCTCCATTTACTTCTGTCAATGATAACGCCTTTGTCATGGCTGGAAAGAGTGCCCACCTATAAAGACCAGCAGGAAAAACTCAGGGAAAAGGATCTGTCCACTTACGGATTTCTTGGCTACCCCCTTCTACAAACAGCGGATATTCTTGCCTACCGGGCTGGACAGGTTCCTGTGGGGGCCGACCAGGAAGCCCATGTAGAAATCACCCGTGAAATCGCCCGCCGCTTCAACCATGTTTATGGCAGGGAACCCGGGTTCGAAACCCATGCCGAGGCAGCCATTGGTAAAATGGGCAAAAAGGCCGCAACCCTTTATCGCAAACTGCGCCGGAGCTATCTGGAAAAAGGCAACGAAGAAGCCCTTGATACTGCCAGGGCACTACTGAAAGAGCAAAGCAATATCACCCTCGGGGACCAGGAGCGATTATTTGGTTACCTCGAAGGCACAGGTAAAATGATACTTCCGGAACCCCAGGCGCTGCTGACATCAACCCCTAAAGTGCCAGGTCTTGATGGACAAAAAATGTCCAAATCATATAATAACGCTATAGAGCTTCGGGATACACCGGACGCCGTGGCCACCAAACTAAAGCGTATGCCCACTGACCCGGCCCGGTGCCGCCGCAATGACCCGGGAGATCCGGAAAAATGCCCGGTATGGCAACTGCATAAAATCTATACCGACAAAGAGAGACAGCAGTGGGTACAACAAGGCTGTAAAAGTGCAGGTATAGGCTGCCTGGATTGTAAACGACCACTGATTGATGCTGTTCAGGCGGAACTGGACCCTATCAGGATTGAAGCAGTGGAGTTGGAAAACAATCCGGATGTGGTAAAAAGCATCATCGCCGATGGCTGCGAAGCCGCCCGTGATGAAGCACAGGAAACACTGAGGGAAGTCAGGGAAGCGATGGGGCTTGACTACCGATGA
- a CDS encoding C2H2-type zinc finger protein, translating into MSTHACRAEVKYEGGVVDGVVVDFEKEHGDDDGLNACSENLGSCSLPKKCCFDNFRIHPLKIDFASDHSGRVEASWKITCFDAGIEGGLYLTSGLIAGFVVCWCKEYFKKPGYMQGVNLCLIFQENTLYGVVKDSDCTHRFMGFAERSFSSEKLKVWAFDAQACGENKYESGNDKNRQFIINHRFVKDKVGDLFKQNYGYCVTANGFSAGVLKGKKIPDYWCLEGHISENNSLTLSIVTEWSRGKSIKKSGGDNHRHEADPVSYYTQVNNIDSTCDNIGDDEPPSLLGINDPVIGAPPLAKVSINPEIDWFWLKRQRDEMAGIMKKSGCFAKMAGLGIRVRKSKLPIAGNGPFATKFIKKKSLISFYGGPLKEVSEKDRAGYKERFKSRSTHIVSLSRHRVIDGLKDVRYGDYIASMVNDISFEKYVTPGIKKKKLKVNAAFKQSEFNMALYAVEDIEVGDEIYTKYSPGHIENAINCGDMLPLKDMARLWESGFFCDECGERFNTKWNLEKHQIFKHNHQELYPCLKCGVICYLDYILKAHQENHKPFLRKRYIPRKKSSCTYECYLCEKELSSLQSLESHFYAIHAKSKYFLCCYCGEILNSRQSYSDHRKKDCQSYKPVQCQVCQKVFSTVATLKIHDKNKHRPYEERKFPCDHCSYRFNQKSVLRNHINETHKKLKPFECGQCHKCFSRKLTRDRHVDRNKCKRKSQAK; encoded by the coding sequence TTGAGTACTCATGCCTGTAGAGCAGAGGTGAAGTATGAAGGAGGGGTAGTGGATGGAGTTGTAGTTGATTTTGAAAAAGAACATGGCGATGATGACGGTTTAAATGCTTGTAGTGAGAATCTCGGTAGCTGCTCTCTACCCAAAAAATGTTGTTTTGATAATTTTAGGATACATCCTTTAAAAATAGATTTTGCCAGTGATCATTCAGGAAGAGTTGAGGCGAGCTGGAAGATAACCTGTTTTGACGCTGGTATAGAAGGAGGGTTGTATTTGACCTCTGGTCTAATCGCCGGGTTTGTTGTTTGCTGGTGTAAAGAGTATTTTAAAAAGCCGGGGTATATGCAAGGCGTTAATCTTTGTCTGATTTTTCAAGAGAATACGCTTTATGGTGTCGTAAAAGATAGTGATTGTACCCATAGGTTTATGGGGTTTGCAGAACGGTCTTTCAGTAGTGAAAAACTTAAGGTATGGGCCTTTGATGCGCAGGCATGCGGTGAAAATAAATATGAATCGGGAAATGATAAAAACAGGCAGTTTATAATAAATCACAGATTTGTTAAAGATAAGGTTGGTGATTTGTTTAAACAAAATTATGGCTATTGTGTAACTGCAAATGGTTTTAGTGCTGGTGTTCTAAAGGGTAAGAAAATACCGGATTACTGGTGCCTTGAGGGCCATATTTCAGAAAATAATAGTTTAACACTATCGATAGTGACAGAGTGGAGTAGGGGAAAGAGTATAAAAAAAAGTGGGGGAGATAATCATAGGCATGAGGCTGACCCGGTTAGTTATTATACCCAGGTGAATAATATTGATAGCACATGTGATAACATTGGTGATGATGAGCCTCCCTCTTTGCTTGGTATTAATGATCCAGTTATCGGTGCTCCCCCATTGGCCAAGGTAAGCATTAACCCGGAAATTGACTGGTTTTGGCTAAAAAGACAGAGGGATGAGATGGCTGGAATTATGAAGAAGAGTGGTTGTTTTGCAAAAATGGCAGGATTGGGAATTAGGGTTAGAAAAAGTAAACTTCCTATTGCTGGAAATGGTCCTTTTGCAACAAAGTTTATAAAGAAAAAGTCATTAATTAGTTTTTATGGAGGGCCTTTGAAAGAGGTATCAGAAAAAGACAGGGCGGGATATAAGGAACGCTTTAAGAGTCGATCCACCCATATTGTCAGCCTTTCTCGCCATCGCGTCATTGATGGATTAAAAGATGTCAGATATGGGGATTATATTGCGAGCATGGTTAATGATATTTCCTTTGAAAAATATGTTACCCCGGGTATAAAAAAGAAAAAGTTAAAGGTGAATGCTGCTTTTAAACAGAGTGAATTTAATATGGCTCTTTATGCTGTTGAAGATATTGAGGTGGGGGATGAAATATATACAAAATACAGTCCTGGTCATATAGAAAACGCTATTAACTGTGGTGATATGTTACCTCTTAAAGATATGGCTCGCTTGTGGGAAAGTGGTTTTTTTTGTGATGAGTGTGGGGAACGTTTTAACACAAAATGGAATTTAGAAAAACATCAGATTTTTAAACATAATCATCAAGAGCTTTATCCTTGCCTTAAGTGTGGAGTGATATGCTATCTTGATTATATTTTAAAAGCGCACCAGGAAAATCATAAACCGTTTCTGAGGAAGCGCTATATTCCAAGAAAAAAAAGCTCATGTACTTATGAGTGCTACTTATGTGAAAAGGAGTTGTCCAGTCTTCAGAGTCTTGAAAGCCATTTTTACGCTATTCATGCAAAAAGTAAATATTTCTTATGTTGTTATTGTGGGGAAATTTTAAATAGTAGACAGAGTTATTCAGACCATAGAAAAAAAGATTGTCAGAGCTATAAACCTGTACAATGTCAGGTTTGTCAGAAAGTATTTTCAACCGTTGCAACATTGAAAATACATGATAAAAATAAACATCGACCCTATGAGGAAAGAAAGTTCCCTTGTGACCACTGTTCTTATAGGTTTAATCAGAAATCTGTGCTTCGTAATCATATTAATGAAACACATAAAAAGTTAAAGCCATTTGAATGTGGCCAGTGCCATAAATGTTTTTCTAGAAAATTAACTCGTGACAGGCATGTTGATAGAAATAAGTGTAAAAGAAAAAGTCAGGCTAAATAG
- the rluB gene encoding 23S rRNA pseudouridine(2605) synthase RluB — MSTEITIPSTPPQPQGEKLQKILAGAGLGSRREMERWISNGRITVNNQVAQLGDRATPRDTIAVDGRPVKLEAYTSGIRRVIAYNKPEGEVCTRSDPEGRPTVFNRLPKLKGERWIAIGRLDLNTSGLLLFTNDGELASRLMHPSHTIEREYAVRVMGNVTPEKVKRLYDGVELEDGPARFTDIVDSGGSGINHWFHVCILEGRNREVRRLWESQELTVSRLKRVRFGSTIMPEGLRVGQWQELGKPHIDELAALVDLEPAKAYVKTPSERAAKQPARPKIYKKTARKTEGSEWQTQKPDFSKKRPSQRNTRRASGKRH, encoded by the coding sequence ATGAGCACTGAAATAACTATCCCCTCTACTCCTCCCCAGCCACAAGGTGAAAAACTCCAGAAAATACTGGCAGGCGCAGGTCTGGGTTCCCGTCGGGAAATGGAACGCTGGATCAGTAATGGCCGCATTACTGTTAACAATCAGGTTGCCCAGCTGGGTGACCGGGCAACACCCCGTGACACCATTGCTGTGGACGGCAGGCCCGTAAAACTGGAGGCCTATACCTCAGGTATCCGCAGGGTTATTGCCTATAACAAGCCTGAAGGTGAGGTTTGCACCCGTTCTGATCCCGAAGGCCGTCCTACGGTTTTCAACAGACTACCAAAACTCAAAGGCGAACGCTGGATCGCCATTGGACGACTGGACCTGAATACTTCCGGCCTCTTACTGTTCACCAATGACGGCGAACTGGCCAGCCGGTTAATGCATCCATCCCATACCATTGAACGGGAATATGCGGTACGGGTCATGGGTAATGTGACCCCTGAAAAAGTAAAGCGCCTTTACGATGGTGTAGAGCTGGAGGATGGCCCGGCCCGCTTTACCGATATTGTTGATTCCGGTGGCTCTGGTATAAACCACTGGTTCCATGTCTGTATTCTTGAGGGACGTAACCGTGAAGTACGCCGTCTCTGGGAATCCCAGGAACTCACCGTAAGCCGACTGAAACGGGTTCGCTTTGGCAGCACCATTATGCCAGAGGGGTTGCGTGTAGGTCAGTGGCAAGAGCTGGGCAAACCACACATTGATGAGCTGGCAGCACTGGTTGATCTTGAGCCCGCGAAGGCTTATGTAAAGACGCCCTCCGAGCGGGCAGCTAAACAGCCAGCTCGTCCAAAAATCTACAAAAAAACGGCCCGCAAAACCGAAGGCTCCGAATGGCAAACTCAAAAACCTGATTTTTCCAAAAAACGGCCTTCTCAGAGAAACACCAGGCGAGCTTCAGGGAAACGTCACTGA
- the scpB gene encoding SMC-Scp complex subunit ScpB, which produces MNNEQPELHLILEGILMASDKTLSIDQLVALFPEEQRPEASAVQEALVTLSHACENRGVELKQVASGFRFQVKQELAPWVSRLWEEKPQRYTRALLETLALIAYRQPITRGEIEEVRGVSVSSNIIRTLQEREWVRVVGHRDVPGRPAMFATTRQFLDYFNLENLNELPSLSEIKDLEEAAKALENQQVDMLETIDQEETPAAEAEETTESDEISAETLFAELDEMEADLPENFDDLIKKQKVEELALEESPEPEMPDTEETPPETAPSTPIQERE; this is translated from the coding sequence ATGAATAATGAACAGCCTGAACTGCATCTGATACTGGAAGGTATTTTGATGGCCAGCGATAAAACCCTAAGCATTGATCAACTGGTGGCGCTGTTCCCCGAAGAACAACGCCCCGAGGCCAGTGCTGTCCAGGAAGCGCTGGTGACACTCTCCCATGCCTGTGAAAATCGCGGCGTTGAGCTTAAGCAGGTGGCCTCCGGCTTTCGATTTCAGGTAAAACAGGAGCTGGCTCCCTGGGTGAGCAGGCTATGGGAAGAGAAACCCCAGCGCTACACCCGGGCCTTACTGGAAACCCTGGCACTTATTGCCTACCGGCAACCCATTACCCGGGGGGAAATAGAAGAGGTTCGGGGTGTCAGTGTCAGCAGCAATATCATTCGCACCCTTCAGGAACGGGAATGGGTTCGGGTGGTTGGTCACCGGGACGTTCCCGGGCGCCCCGCCATGTTCGCCACCACCCGCCAGTTTCTGGATTACTTTAATCTGGAAAACCTCAATGAGCTACCCTCCCTGTCAGAAATCAAGGATCTGGAAGAAGCCGCCAAGGCACTGGAAAACCAGCAGGTAGATATGCTGGAAACCATTGATCAGGAAGAGACTCCAGCCGCTGAGGCTGAAGAAACCACAGAAAGTGATGAAATTTCCGCGGAAACACTGTTTGCTGAACTGGATGAAATGGAAGCAGACCTTCCGGAAAACTTTGATGACCTGATTAAAAAACAAAAGGTAGAGGAGCTGGCTCTGGAGGAGTCTCCAGAACCAGAAATGCCGGATACCGAAGAAACACCTCCGGAAACAGCCCCTTCCACCCCTATTCAGGAAAGAGAATAA
- the rapA gene encoding RNA polymerase-associated protein RapA, which yields MTSFVPGQRWISDTETEQGLGTVLTLDGRMVTLLFPATGETRLYSINNCPLTRVQFNPGDKVESHEGWVMTVTEVIEHANILTYLGVLDDGQPKELPETDLGNFIRFNKPQDRMLAGQIDQNSNYSLRYKTLLHNHRLRQSAVRGLVGPRTSLIPHQLHIAREVSARYAPRVMLADEVGMGKTIEAGLILHQQLISGRAGRTLIVVPESLQHQWLVEMLRRFNLHFSLFDEERCRTISDDNPFLSEQLILCSLDFLCKDERRLQQALEADWDLMIVDEAHHLVWSEQEASNEYLCIERLANQIPGLLLLTATPEQMGIESHFARLRLLDPDRFHNLATFQEEESSYEPVANAVQDLLDHDQLSEQAKQHLLSFLGEACKPVIDTYEQGSPTGKVNAKEQLLRQLLDRHGTGRVLFRNTRNSVGGFPGRVAQGYPQALPELYQIALEEEAELEAPSIKHNVYPELAYQTHIKVDDMDPWWKVDPRVEWLINLVKLLKKQKVLVICAHANTALDLEDAMRILSGIPTAVFHENMSIIERDRAAAWFADEEYGAQIMVCSEIGSEGRNFQFAHHLVLFDLPARPDLLEQRIGRLDRIGQTEAIKIHAPYIEGTGQEALFHWYEHGLNAFADTCPAGSTVYQELYPELEPALKPGSGIKLADIQPLVDKAASMNQELKAQMHNGRDRLLELNSRGLVSNEDMINVIEEQEEPRQLKRYMEKLFEGFGVEAEDHSKHCLIVRPGSHMITAFPSLPADGMTVTFDRDMALSREDMHFLTWEHPMVSESMDLVLTTDMGNTSVALLKNKALKPGTMLLEAIYVVEASGDKTLQLDRYLPVTPIRCLIDPTMNNLAEKVAFDTLNAQLQPLKKGVAKKLVQAQREPVLKMLAGAEKSAKTSVQTIVNKACQDLLAEVTEEIKRLAALKAVNPNVRDEEIEHLKLRAAKGHQSLQKAMLRLDAIRLVVVG from the coding sequence ATGACGAGTTTCGTTCCTGGACAACGCTGGATCAGCGACACAGAAACTGAACAAGGGTTGGGTACCGTACTCACCCTAGACGGCCGTATGGTTACCCTCCTGTTTCCCGCAACTGGAGAAACGCGGCTATATTCCATCAACAACTGCCCCCTAACCCGGGTGCAGTTCAACCCCGGTGATAAAGTAGAAAGTCATGAAGGCTGGGTCATGACAGTCACCGAAGTGATCGAACATGCAAATATTCTGACATATTTAGGTGTATTGGATGATGGCCAGCCCAAAGAGCTGCCTGAAACCGATCTCGGTAATTTTATTCGTTTTAACAAGCCCCAGGACAGAATGCTGGCCGGTCAAATTGACCAGAACAGCAATTACTCCCTGCGCTATAAAACCCTGTTGCACAATCATCGGCTGCGACAATCGGCTGTTCGTGGCCTTGTGGGTCCCAGAACAAGTCTGATTCCCCATCAGCTCCATATCGCCAGAGAAGTATCTGCCCGCTATGCGCCAAGGGTGATGCTGGCGGACGAAGTGGGTATGGGTAAAACCATTGAGGCAGGATTAATCCTCCATCAACAGCTTATCAGTGGTCGTGCAGGGCGAACCCTGATTGTGGTTCCTGAAAGTCTTCAGCACCAGTGGCTGGTTGAGATGCTCCGGCGTTTTAACCTGCACTTCAGTCTTTTTGACGAGGAACGCTGTCGCACCATCAGTGATGACAACCCTTTCCTCAGCGAACAACTGATACTCTGTAGCCTTGATTTCCTGTGCAAGGATGAACGTCGTTTGCAACAGGCCCTGGAGGCAGACTGGGATCTGATGATCGTTGACGAGGCCCATCACCTGGTGTGGTCTGAACAGGAAGCCAGCAATGAATACCTCTGTATCGAGCGACTGGCTAACCAGATTCCGGGCTTGCTTCTGCTGACAGCCACACCTGAGCAAATGGGTATTGAAAGCCACTTTGCTCGCTTGAGACTGTTAGACCCTGACCGTTTCCATAATCTGGCAACATTCCAGGAAGAAGAAAGCTCCTATGAACCCGTAGCCAATGCTGTTCAGGATCTGCTGGATCATGACCAGTTATCGGAACAGGCCAAGCAGCATCTTCTGAGCTTCTTGGGAGAAGCGTGCAAACCGGTTATTGATACCTATGAGCAGGGTTCACCCACAGGCAAGGTCAATGCCAAAGAGCAGCTGCTTCGTCAGCTTCTCGACCGTCATGGCACAGGACGGGTCTTATTCAGAAATACCCGTAACTCTGTGGGCGGTTTTCCGGGAAGGGTTGCCCAGGGCTATCCTCAGGCTCTGCCAGAGCTGTACCAGATTGCCCTGGAAGAGGAAGCGGAACTGGAAGCGCCCTCTATAAAGCACAACGTATACCCTGAGCTTGCCTATCAGACTCATATCAAAGTTGATGATATGGATCCCTGGTGGAAAGTCGACCCCCGGGTCGAGTGGCTGATCAATCTGGTCAAGCTACTGAAAAAGCAAAAAGTTCTGGTAATCTGTGCCCACGCCAATACAGCGCTCGACCTTGAGGATGCCATGCGGATTCTGTCCGGCATTCCAACGGCTGTTTTCCATGAAAACATGAGCATTATTGAGCGTGACCGGGCAGCGGCCTGGTTTGCTGACGAAGAGTACGGTGCGCAAATTATGGTGTGCTCGGAAATCGGCAGTGAAGGCCGTAATTTCCAGTTTGCTCACCACCTGGTACTTTTCGACTTGCCTGCTCGCCCTGATCTGCTTGAACAGCGTATTGGCCGCCTGGATCGTATTGGTCAGACCGAAGCCATTAAAATCCATGCTCCCTATATCGAAGGCACCGGGCAGGAAGCCCTTTTCCATTGGTATGAACATGGACTCAATGCCTTTGCTGACACCTGCCCTGCTGGCAGCACTGTGTACCAGGAACTTTATCCTGAACTTGAGCCAGCCCTGAAGCCTGGTTCCGGCATCAAGCTGGCAGACATACAGCCTCTGGTTGACAAGGCCGCCAGTATGAACCAGGAACTGAAGGCACAGATGCATAATGGCAGGGACCGTTTGCTGGAGCTGAACTCCCGCGGTCTGGTTTCCAATGAAGACATGATTAATGTCATTGAGGAACAGGAAGAGCCTCGTCAGCTGAAGCGTTACATGGAGAAGCTGTTTGAAGGCTTTGGTGTAGAAGCTGAAGATCATTCCAAGCACTGCCTGATCGTTCGTCCTGGCAGCCATATGATTACAGCTTTCCCCAGCCTTCCCGCTGATGGCATGACTGTCACCTTTGACCGGGATATGGCACTTTCCAGAGAAGACATGCATTTTCTCACCTGGGAGCACCCCATGGTTAGCGAAAGCATGGATCTGGTATTAACCACTGATATGGGTAACACCTCAGTGGCCCTGTTAAAAAACAAGGCCCTGAAACCCGGCACTATGTTGCTGGAAGCCATTTATGTGGTCGAAGCCAGTGGTGACAAGACCCTGCAATTGGATCGCTATCTACCGGTAACGCCCATACGCTGTCTCATTGACCCCACCATGAACAACCTGGCAGAAAAAGTGGCTTTCGACACCCTGAACGCCCAGCTTCAGCCGCTCAAGAAAGGGGTTGCCAAAAAACTGGTCCAGGCACAACGTGAACCGGTGCTGAAAATGCTGGCAGGGGCAGAGAAATCCGCCAAAACCAGTGTTCAGACCATCGTAAACAAAGCCTGTCAGGATTTACTGGCCGAGGTCACAGAAGAAATCAAGCGTCTGGCTGCCCTGAAAGCCGTAAACCCTAATGTTCGTGATGAAGAGATTGAACACCTTAAGTTGCGTGCTGCAAAGGGACACCAAAGCCTTCAGAAAGCCATGCTGAGATTGGACGCCATCCGTCTGGTGGTTGTTGGCTAA
- a CDS encoding segregation/condensation protein A yields the protein MTTTEAVAEPEVKQEESAQLAMALVRGEPLTKLPDDLYIPPEALEVFLEAFEGPLDLLLYLIKRNNMDILDIQVAEITRQYMDYVELMHSNQFELAAEYLVMAATLAEIKSRMLLPRSEDCEEDEEDPRAELVRRLQEYERFKQAAEDLDELPRMNRDIHPAGAEAPDFELIRAQPDVDLKEILLAMAEVMRRADMFEHHQVEEEALSVRERMSEVLSLLSAERFTPFVALYRVEEGRLGVVVTFMAIMELIKESLIELVQSEAFGPIHVKARIE from the coding sequence ATGACCACCACAGAAGCGGTTGCAGAACCAGAAGTCAAACAGGAAGAATCAGCTCAACTGGCCATGGCCTTGGTTAGGGGGGAACCTTTAACCAAACTGCCTGATGATCTTTATATCCCTCCGGAAGCCCTTGAGGTTTTCCTCGAGGCATTTGAAGGGCCTCTGGATCTGCTGCTTTACCTGATAAAGCGCAACAATATGGATATTCTGGATATCCAGGTTGCAGAAATTACACGTCAATACATGGATTATGTTGAATTGATGCACAGCAACCAGTTCGAACTGGCTGCCGAGTATCTGGTGATGGCCGCCACCCTGGCAGAAATAAAATCCAGAATGCTGCTGCCACGCTCCGAAGACTGCGAAGAGGACGAAGAGGATCCCCGGGCCGAACTGGTTCGCCGTTTGCAGGAATATGAGCGATTTAAGCAGGCAGCCGAAGATCTCGATGAATTACCTCGCATGAATCGGGATATTCACCCTGCCGGGGCTGAAGCACCAGACTTCGAATTAATCCGCGCCCAGCCCGATGTAGACCTCAAGGAAATCCTGCTGGCCATGGCAGAAGTGATGCGCCGGGCTGATATGTTTGAACATCACCAGGTTGAAGAGGAAGCACTTTCTGTCCGGGAACGTATGAGTGAAGTGCTCTCCCTTCTGTCCGCAGAGCGGTTTACCCCGTTTGTGGCTCTTTATCGCGTTGAAGAGGGACGCCTGGGGGTGGTGGTTACCTTTATGGCCATTATGGAACTGATCAAGGAATCACTGATCGAACTGGTACAAAGTGAAGCCTTTGGTCCCATTCATGTAAAGGCCCGTATTGAATAA